The sequence CAAATTTAAGTTGATTGGACACATACAGTCTTAATTAAAACCTCATTGAAGATAGACTTCAAATGAAGCGACTAAAAGCATTGGTTGTTTATATTCCGCAAGGCAAATATTTAAAGCGTGCTTTTAGCTTGGCCACTACTGAAATGAGCTTATCGCTTGGCTAGCTGGCACTTTTGTTTGGGCTTGAAGAAAAAAAGGTTTGCATTGCCCTTTATCAAGGGCACTTTGTGAGAAGGAACGGATGTTGTGCTAAGTGCCTGTCTGGAAATGACAGTTCTCTCGAATCTTCTCACCCACTGTACAGAGCTGTTGGGTTCGTTGGCCGCGCTCTCTCATAAAGAAGTCGTGCTAAAAGGCTGGCGTAACAACTTTATGTCAATTAAAGACAGGATGATACaaacagaaagaaaataaaagagaGTGACAGGATGCATGCTGTAAGACTCTCATTAACCCAGAAAAAACATTTACCAAATCATCCACAGCTGAATAGATGTTTGCCAGACTAGCTGTTTCTGGGAACCCCATTGACAGCCCTGATTTGAACACAAGTAATGCTTctaaatgaaagaaaagaaaaaaaacatccagTTGTTACCTTCAATGGGAAGTGTGTAGTTTCTGCGGCACCAGTGTCATAAAACAGAATTGCGATTCCCATCCATTATTGGTCAGACAGACACATAGCTCTGCTTCAAACTCACGCCATTGGTCAATGAGTCTGTGTTGCTGTCTGGCTGTTCGGGAAGCTCTAGCTAACAGATAAATGTTTGATAGTGGCACACAACACAAGATGTTTCCGCTTTTAAGGAAAATAAGCATAAAATAGCTTATTTATTTGTAAGCTATGGCCCGATTTCACAGACTGGGCTTAGAcaaagccaggattaggccttagttcaattaggacatttaagtagcttttataagcGTACCCTAGAGAAAAAatcattactggtgtgcatcttgagacaaaacatttttaagatatatcagcgcaagttgctttcagttaaaacagctcaaacatgcattttagtccaggactagcttaagccttgtctgtgaaaccgaggGTTAGTATATTAAAGTCGTATAGGagaaaataattgaataaattacacacttcacctttaaataaagGAGAAGTCAAAAGGCAGAATGGCCACAGAATGGCCACAGAATGGCGAAATGCACAAGGTTGTTATGTGTTCTCATTAATGTGAATGAGGTTTAATTAACCACCAGTTCCCTGTGCGACCATTCACTAAAATTAACTACAGCTTGGATCGTCACAGAAAGCCAGGGACTTTTGGCACCCGCGAGTCCCCCAAAAAGATCAGAAGGGACGATACAGGAACTGGCAGGCTTCTAACCAGGGCAATAAGCCAAGAAGACAAGAGCGAGAGGCAGAAGAGGAAAACtaagaaaacatgaaaatattccCAAGACTAAAGAAGGGTAAGTGTAGCATACATTGCATAATctgagaagagaagagaagagaagagaagagaagagaagagaagagaagagaagagaagagaagagaagaaaagggaagagaagagaagagaagaaaagggaagagaagagaagagaagagaagagaagagaagagaagagaagagaagagaagagaaaatAACAGAACACAATACATATAAAAAagatataaacaaaaaacaactcaGAATAGAACAGAAGAGAATAAAGAaattagaatagaatagaaaaaagTAAACTTCATggaacagaaaataaaataaaaaacagacaggcaattatactgtaaaacagaacagaataagaatgtcagaatagaatagaatagaatagaatagaatagaaggAAAAAGTAAACTTAATagaacagaaaataaaataaaaaacagacaggcaattatactgtaaaacagaacagaataagaatgtcagaatagaatagaatagaatagaatagaatagaatagaatagaaaaagTAAACTTCATggaacagaaaataaaataaaaaacagacaggcaattatactgtaaaacagaacagaataagaatgtcagaatagaatagaatagaatagaatgaaAAAGTAAACTTAATagaacagaaaataaaataaaaaacagacaggcaattatactgtaaaacagaacagaataagaatgtcagaatagaatagaatagaatagaatagaatagaatagaatagaatagaatagaaggAAAAAGTAAACTTAATagaacagaaaataaaataaaaaacagacaggcaattatactgtaaaacagaacagaataagaatggcagaatagaatagaatagaatagaatagaatagaatagaatagaatagaatagaatagaatagaaaaagTAAACTTAATggaacagaaaataaaataaaaacagacagacaattatactgtaaaacagaacagaataagaatgtcagaatagaatagaatagaatagaatagaatagaatagaatgaaAAAGTAAACTTAATagaacagaaaataaaataaaaaacagacaggcaattatactgtaaaacagaacagaataagaatgtcagaatagaatagaatagaatagaatagaatagaatagaatagaaggAAAAAGTAAACTTAATagaacagaaaataaaataaaaaacagacaggcaattatactgtaaaacagaacagaataagaatggcagaatagaatagaatagaatagaatagaatagaatagaatagaatagaatagaatagaaaaagTAAACTTAATggaacagaaaataaaataaaaacagacagacaattatactgtaaaacagaacagaataagAATAGAATAAGAGTAGAGTAGAGtagaatacaatacaatacaatacaatagaaaaaataagtaaacttaatggaacagaaaataaaataaaaaacagacagGCAATTATAAtgcaaaacagaacagaataagaatagaatagaatagaatagaatagaatagaatagaatagaacagaacagaataaacagcacaaaacaaataaaacaaaaccataaaatagaacaaaacagaataaatacaacaaaacaaaaaaaacaagaactaaTGACATACCATAAGaaataggaaaaaaataaattaaatgaaacaaataaatgaaacaaaaataagaaaGAACCAGAAGAGAACAAGGTGCACAAAACAggaaaaaatacagcaaaacagAATAAGACAGAACCATACCATAACATACCATAACATTACAAATCACACAAAACAGAAGAAATACATAAAAGACTAAGATAGAACCATAACAGCATAATATAGCATAACCCAGCTCACTACTGATAAACCTGTAAAAGCATGGCCTCATTCCAGTTTTCCTCCTGCAGGAATGAATGTGATCAGGAATGGAAGCCCATACTCCATTACCCACACAGAGCAGAGCAGAGCAGACTGCATCCAACTTGCCTACTAAATACTTAGGTCATGATTTCCAttcagttcattttttgtgcCATCTCATACAAATGTTTTCAGAGATAAATCACCAAAACCTGATTTTTTGTTCGCTGTTGCTTTTTTCGACACCTCAAGCCCTTCTACATTCTTAAAGTGGTGTACAAAGAGAGGTTTCGATCAAACTTATTCATCTTCCTTGCAGCATTCATGGAATCCTTGAGCTTGTTTACATTAAAATGCTGCAGTACTGAAGCTTCAGCTCAGATGTGTCAACATATTAACTCAAGAGCTGGTAAATACTTTACAGGACTAATTTGCCATGAAATCCCTGTTCCTCTGAGGGGAttgaattaaaattatttgtctGATTCTCTACAGTGTCCTGTGCTCAGGCTGTGTCCCCGTCTGGGCAGAAAGTACAGCTAGTTGTAGGATAGAATGGGTAAATTGTGTGATAATTGCACCGCAAGAGACCATGGCTGTACTGTTGGAGATATGGTATTAAAGCAAGCTTGCTTCTATAACAACATGCCTGCATGTATTTTGGGAAGTGATGGAGTGTAATTGAGCATAACTACCTAGGGGTGTCAACCAATGCAAAACCATGCAAGGGTATAGGAGTGATATGACAACCTTATCTGTctggctcatgaatattaattagttAACGTAACATACTTCCAGACTTCCAGAATTCGACTGACTCAGTCCCAATGCTGGATACAATTTTTGTCTTTGCACAATAACCAAGCTCTTCAAATATAATGACTAATTCGAAACATATAATGGTTGCTACATCTCAGTAATTATTAGGGCTGTAGTCAACCAAAGAAATGTTTAGTCGACCAAAGTCCTGTCCTGCGCAACGATCAGTCCactaaaaaatcttttttgattgaacatttattaaacaattataatagagcatttataaaacaacaacgaaaaacatcaataatacataaaactataataataatacaattctTTGAAAATTAggttattttttaaactgcaaAGTGAGGAGTTCTGTCCTAGGTCTATAGTGACCGTCACAATCGTGCACCTGACCACACCACACGCTACAAAAAATATAACTGCTAAAACTGCCAAATAATGAAAAATCCTAACAAAAGCTCTCGATTATACAGGCTGTATATTCTTCTTTACTTTCAAAGCTATGGGTTAACTTTTGTCCAACCGATCTAGGcgttttaaaacaaacacaaacaaacgcCTGTGGCATGGCCTGTGGATGCGCCTAGTACATaaccaataaaatatataaactttcGACATTAGACATAGCAAAGCTGTCTGACACATTTATATCTCGCTTACCGCTTTTAGGTGATAGGTCATATTGGTCGTTGAGCTATGGTAAGTTAGCTTTAGGCCGCATAGCTTGCACTCCACAGTCTTGTcgtctttttttgtaaaatgcagCCAAACAAAAGATTTACATTTCTTGGACATTTTTTCGACTAAAGCCCAAAACAAGTAGCGTTCTAACTGAATGAATACAGCAAAACTACCTATATTCCTTACTGAGCGCGAAGCAGCAGTGCAGCCAGCCACAGGTGCGGTTCCCGAGTGTTCATGTGGTGCGCTAAACTGTGGCGCCGTTATAAAATAGCCTAAATTAAAGCATTTAAAGTTTGGTATAAAACATAGGCTAATTATATTTAGAATACAGTAATATATAACTGCTAATAAAGGAATAAATATCAAGGAGTAAATCAATGAACATTTCtttattggtaaaaaaaaaaaaaaattttgcaaCTGGTCGACCAATGAGAATGTCAGTCGACCAAAACGGTATCGACCGATTAGTCGACTAAACGACTAAAGTTGACAGCCCTAGTAATTATCGGATATAATGTAGATTTGCTAAAAATGTCACCCAGCATTAAATGACACTAAACCTTACACTATTTCGTTTTTTCAAAGGTGGGCACCAAACCCTGATTTTACCATTAGAACAAAGTATAGACTGATCGGTCTCACTAAAATTACAAATTTACATTCATACTCAAGTCATTTTAAGGCACCACAACACTTTTCAAAGCACTTTGTTCAGAAAACCATCATGCTTTCAGAAAGTACATGTAATGCAGTAGCAGTTCTGAGCTCATTTCAATTCAAGACAACATGAGCAAGTGAGTCATCTCAGTTGATTCAGTGATTAAGTGAGTTGTCTGACCAATTCAGATTTAGACTGATGACTCTCAAGATCTCATTAATCTCTTTTGCCAATCGGTTTGACTAAGTGATTAAAATGAGATGCACCAATCAAGTGACCTGGCGGGTCAACACAATGGCAATGCAATTGTAAAAACCAAAAAAGGTGAGTATTCAGGTTTGTTACCTCTCTGGATTTCCTATGTCTGTCCTTGCCTTCACTGTGCCGGTCTCTTTCTTTCCCTTCTTCCCCTGTGTGACTGGAGTAAGAAACAGTCCTCCAGTCTCGAGGTGAGTTGGTGATGCTGGCCACTTTGGACTCAGTGGCGCTGTTCTCCTCGGTTAGCGATCTGGACGACCTGCGTGTGAATACGCTTTTCTTTAAAGCTTTTACCCTCAAGCTTTCGCTCCCATCAGCCTCCGGGCAGCAAGTCCATTCTGGACTTTTTTCCACCTTCATGTTGTGTCCAGTGGTGTGACACTGGAAAACGTGAGGCGAGAGGTTCGCATCAGTCTTAATCTGCTCCACCACACCGTTATCACTTGATTTCCCATTAGCCTCCGGTTCTTGAATCTTCTCATCCAGCTTAGTAAGCTTCGAGAGGACCTGAGAGATCTCTCCTCGCACACCCGAAAGAGACTCAAGCTTCTTCTCAATCTCTCCAATCCTGAGTACCAGTTTGCAGACGCTTTCTTTGAGCTCATCATCAGAGCTCTCCAGTGACTGAAAGAGGCGGTCAAGTTTGATGCTGGTTTTGCCCAGCTTGATAGTGTTGTGTTCAGGTGAGCTGTCCCCATCTGATTTAGTCACCTGAGACAGCGAGCCGTTGCTGTTGTAGCACGATGACTGCACAACTCCAAGAGatccacacacactcatgtcaTCCAGAAAGCGAAAGATATCGCTGATATCGTCGCTGACAATCTCTGAGTCTTCGTCTGAGTGTTTGAATGGAGGCCTCTCTCCATATTTGTGGTGAGCAGGGTAATCTTTCACTTTCCTAGGTTCGGATTGTTCCGTCTGGGTCCCAACACTCATGCCATTGTCCACATTACTTGACTGAAATGATGGACAGTTGATGCTCTTGTCCTTGTACCTTTTCCCACCCTCTCTTTTCTCAACACTCGGTCCGCAAGCCACAGAAGCCATGTCTTTTGTTTTGGTTCCATTTGACTTCTTGGAGAAACCTGAGGGAGAGGCAGTGGGCTTGTCTTTTGCACACTGAAAGTGTTGGTCGTTTTCCATGTTATGACGATGATTGTCCTTTGCCAATTTTCCATTCAAGAAGGACCTCTCAAAGTCAGGACCTTCTTCGGTATTGAGACTCAAACTCTTGACAGGCCAGGCTGGTTGTTTGCCATGCTTGCTAGAAGTCCTCCTGCTGCTCACGCATTCAGAAACTGTTGTAGGTCCAAAGTAGGTGGATGCTTGCAAGTCGTCCAGGCTCTCATGCTTCACCCGCCCTTTGTTCTGGATGGGTGAGCTGATGGGTTCAAAGTATGGGTTGCTGTACGGCAGCTCAAAACTGTGATTGAAGAAAGTGGGAGGCTTGCTCAGCTCCCTCCTGTGGTGGTAATCGCCACCAGCTTTGGGATTCGCTCTGCACTCCGTGGTGATCACATGGGGCGAAAAGGCAACAAGGTTGTGAAAATCCTCTTTGAAGATATTCCGCTTTTTCACACACGAGTGCACGGTGAAAGGTTCTATCCCTGGGTTGACATGGAGAGATTCCTGGTCCGTTGTAGACTCGCTGTCGATGTCCATGGGGAAGTAAGTGCTCTGCATCTCGCACGGAGGAGGACTGACGCTGGCGTACTGTGGCAGATGCTGTAGTTTATCCAGAGATGCTGCCCTACATTTCAAATCCTTGGTGACTCCCAAGAGGAAGTTGGGGTCTGAGGTTGGTATAAACTGCTGGCAGTTGTTGCAGTCAGACTTTGGGCAGGGTGACTTGCGTGAGATGTGATGACCCCTGGTGTCCAAGAGGTTGTACACCCTGTCATTGTCGTTGAATTTATACACATCTGTGTCAGATCGACAGGACTCAAAGGATTGGTTCTTGTGAAACTTGGGTCTCGGACCCATTGGCAGCTTGTCTTTGGCCATTCCTCCATTCATCTGGATGAGATTAAACATGGTGACAATGTCCGCAGCAACCATGAGCTTCTTGGACTGTTGGTCCTCCACCGAGCACCTCATCTTGTCTTTGAATAAGGTTGCAGGGAAAGCTGGATCCAAACATGCTGTGTAGAATAGCAAACTCCTCAGCTTAGCCAAATGGACCAAGTCAAACCTAGCACACAAGGACTTGCAAAGGTCTTGGTACGAAACTGTACTGTACTTGGTATCCAACTCCTCCAAAATCCTCACAAGAAAGAGGGAATACTCTGGCATGGCATCCATTGCTGTTTTGATTCTTGATTTTGTGAAGAAAGGACAGCCTGCAGGGGACAGATGAATGATTAGTGACAGAAGAAATGTGAGCCATCTGCCAAACTACCATAAAAATAATATCAGGATGCAGGACGATAACCATCAAGGACATAGTCAGAATACTGATTGATCAATATGGGGATTTCAGTTACTAATTTTCAAACTTTTACTGAGAGTTCaaaaagtctgagaccacattCAAAATATAGAACTCAAAAGTTttaggattttttattttttttttaaagacaaaattaATATGAAATACTGTACTTAAGATTTTGCACAATTTTTAATTCTGCAATCAAATAAGTACATTTGTGAAATTAATTATGTGACTCTCTTATGCAAAAGATCAGATTTTCATGCTTCAATTAAAATACAAGATGCTCTTTGCAACTCAAATCATGCTGGATAACCATGTACAGTCTATACCAGCTCAAGTTACTGTCATCTAAACAATTctggaaaatgaaaaataaatacattttaaaaaaaaaaatgcatatgcaatgttcagtttacttatagaaatagtaCTATATAGAGtttgtaattaaaaaacataatgatttaatAGCTCAGATCAACTGATCTTGAGAAAATTTGATGAGAAACatttgagttcatattgagatTCACAGACTACAGACTTTGGTACCATTAGCAAATATGAGTACAGTTTCAGATATTGCTGATATCTGTTCATGAAAGACATGAAATTATCTTTCACAGGagaacattttacttttttaaagcaaatgtcTCCATTTGCTCTCCATTTGACCTCATTGCTGTCGAagagaaacaactgagatatGAAAGAAATCacatttgtcatttttcttACCTATGTGTTTGTGCCCCACTGCACTGGTCCCTCCAGTCTTGattataaaagaaaagaaagaggtAATTATTTGTAATGAAAATTTTATAGGAACCTGAACTActgaattaaatttattatcCAGTGCATAAAGAAACTGTTGTTTTACACATGCAACCATGCAGTTTCAGTTACATAATAGGACTGTATATCAATTTGCAGTGCAAGTATGCATGTATAAAAATCCTGTCTCCAAGCCTCGTAAAAATCGATGGTAAAAAAGCGGCATAAATGAACACATGGACACTCACAATCACAAGACTATGCTGAAAGAAGGGGGTCTAAAAACATCCCACAATAATttgaaaatacaatattttagatttataaCAAATTATCAAGAAGAATAAAAAGCACACACACCTATTCAACGGTCCCATCTGCTGTCCTCTGGATCgacagtggaaaaaaaaaactggacagGGACGTTTAACTCAGAAGTGCATTATTAATCCACAGACATTTCTTTGCAGTTGCACGGCACATGCATCAACATCATATCCCCGCGTCCTCCTGACCATTGGGAATGCTATGGAATGGCCTCTCTTCATCTGTATCCCATCCGGATTGCAGGGGGAGTTTGGCGAGGGAGCTGCTCTCTCTCCATCTGATGGAGCTCAGAGAGCTCAACTCGTCTTTGTTTCCACCTAGAATGACGTAATTTCACCTTAAGAACATTTGCGAGCGCGTGAATACAGGTTGAGGAATTGACAACGGGAATGAAATCGCATTATACATTTAATAGAACGCGCAACGTGACGCGTCAGTGGCTCAGCCATGCGGGAAACGCGTCGGGCAGATCGCAAACACTGCATTAGGATAACGCTGCTCTCTCGCGCTCTTCTGACAGACCTATGTATGTTCAATTCGTGGTGACTGGGGACGCATACATGTTAAAATTGAAAAGAAAACTAATGCAAAGTGAAGAAGTTGTGAAGCGCATCCTTGGAGCCTCGAGCTGCCAAATAAAATAGGGGAGAACGGAGAACACTGTCAGTCAATTTAAACACACCAtatggggtaagttgtcacagtGAAAATCTGCcattaaataaacttaaaaaaatgcatgaaacagaataaaaaaatgaaataaaacataaataaaatgaaatatcgacatttaatattttttatggtCGATAACGATAAAGATTTGATCGCCGGTATAGCTGAAATAAGGATTCAACAACAACATTTTGTATTGCAAAGACGGTTAGATTGATGAACACTGTTATGTACAAAgtcataaaaaaatatgcaaataacacaaaaaatacttaaataattaaacttgATTAGCTGTTGCTGTTTGGGTGCTATTCTGTTGAGACTCACTAAATAAAAATGGACCcatttatattaaaaacaagaactaaTTTGGTAgaaaactgaattaaaaatgaatttacttACTGAATGTGCATCATTAAATGGACATTATTGGTAGACCtgatattaaaaacaataactaaataagtaaaacaaacaaacaaaaaaacttaaagggctagttcacccaaaaattaaaattctgtcattaattactcacgctcatgtcattctacacccgtaagaccttcgttcatcttcagaacacaaattaagatatttttgataaaatccgatggttcagtgaggcctgcattgccagcaagataattaacactttcagatgcccagaaagctactaaagacatatttaaaacagttcatgtgagtacagtggttcaacccttgtgcgccaaaaaaacccccaaaataatgactttattcaacaatatctagtgatgggcgatttcaaaacactgcttcataaagcatcgaagctttacgaatcttttgttttgaatcagtggttcggagcgtgtatcaaatttccaaagtcacgccccccagtggtgaaccattgaaatttcgaaacacttatgacataacgaagcctcgtttactgaaatcgtGTGACTTTGGTAGTTTGATATGCGCTCGgatccactgattcgaaacaaaagatttgtaaagcttcgaaacttcatgaagcagtttttgaaatcgcccatcactagatacctttgaataaagtcgttattttgttttttggtgcacaaaaagtattctcatcacttcataacattaaggttgaaccactgtagtcacatgaacagttttaaatattagtctttagtagctttctgggcattgaaagtgttaattatcttgctggcaatgcagtcctcactgagccatcggattttatcaaaaatatcttaatttgtgttctgaagatgaatgaaggtcttacgggtgtggaacgacacgagggtgaataattaatgacagaattttaatttttgggcaaactaaccctttaaaactgcatttgctTACAGGATTTGCATAATATAGGCCAACATATAAATTACAATGCATAATTTCTACATATCTATATTCTAAGTATAACCATACTGACCTTATGGCTTTGCTGTGGTATTTGATGCTTATTTACTGTTCCTTCATAAAACATACCACAGTTTGATTCATACTATTGACACTTGGCCATAAAAATAATGTAGCTGGTAAATTATGGTGGTGTCTCTAAGACAACATGAATTCATAAACATCAGATGCCATGCATATCATGCATAACAATTCTGATAATAGCATTAATATGGTAATCCTACCtatgctgaaatgttttcattagaTTATTAGTTGAACCTTGCATGAACCTTCAGGGAACTCTGGCCATTGGTTTATGTTTGCACCACTAACATCAATGTCAGACGCAACTCTTGCCACCTAGTGAAGTCAATTTCATTGCTCCTGACAAATCAATATCGTATTACTGTTCACTCAGCATTGCTCTAAACTCTTGTTAGCATACGGCTGCTCTGGGTTAGGTATGGATTTTGCCGACTGTCACAAATGTGGAGGACTTCAGAGAGCATTCATATACAAAAAAAGcatgcacagaaatgactgcAAATTGCAGTGCTCATAAGGGTATGATGCGCTATGACATCACTTCACTGTGTAATGTGATCGTTAATATGAATTATATGTTTTAGACCTCTGCAGTCTGCAGATGAGAGGAGAGAGACCAATGAGGccctttaaaacattaataattcaaaaagAAATACTGATAGCATAtgacagtggttctcaactggttttggTTCAGGTTTTACATTGGATATCAAGGGTGACCAAACACAATACAAAACCTTTTTGTcatataaaagtatttatttattgatttttctgGTGTCCCacaacacaccaagccgacggcgacgaactagtggcgacgaaagcagactgcggggttggctcacgtcggcagcgtctgggtccaaagttggcctgacacaccaaaccaacgctaaacagccgacggccaagtagcacgtcagttctgcgcctgcgtgagatgaaatgcctttccgtaccagcaggtggcagtatctgaacagccaatcagaatgatcagatggcccgacggaccgacgagctccgacgccaattcaacatttcgaatcggccggaAAAAAGGCGACGAGGACCAACtccagccgacggtgcggaacacactgagaaaacttagtcggcctgACAGCCGACCGTCgtcttggtgtgttcctgccttaaagcTAAAGCTGAATTATGTAATAAGCATCACCAAATGGAAATGcaaatattacatttcaaaaaggTTTCTTGAACACTCCCCCTGTATCCCATTGGTCAGCCAAAGAGACAGCCCCGCCCTACACTCTCGCCATTGGTTGAGGCAGTGTTGCAGTGTTCTGCGGATTGGTTTTGAATCAACATACAGAtagcttaaaggtgcaatgtatacattttaggaggatctattgacagaaatgcaatataatatacataactatgttttcagtggtgtacagtgggtacggaaagtattcagacccccttaaattttcactcttttttttgatattgatattgcaggcatttgctaaaatcatttaagttcatttttttccctcattaatgtacacacagcaccccatattgacagaaaaacacagaattgttcacatttttgcagatttattaaaaaagaaaaactgaaatatcacatggtcctaagtattcagaccctttgctgtgacactcatatatttaactcaggtgctgtccatttcttctgatcatccttgagatggttctacaccttcatttgagtccagctgtgtttgattatactgattggacttgattaggaaagccacacacctgtctatataagaccttacagctcacagtgcatgtcagagcaaatgagaatcatgaggtcaaaggaactgcctgaagagctcagagacagaattgtggcaaggcacagatctggccaaggttacaaaaaaaattctgctgcacttaagagCACAGTgtcctccataatccttaaatggaagacgtttgggatgaccagaacccttcctagagctggccgtccggccaaactgaactatcgggggagaagagccttggtgagagaggtaaagaagaacccaaagatcactgtggctgagctccagagatgcattcgggagatgggagaaagttgtagaaagtcaaccatcactgcagccctccaccagtcagggctttatggcagagtggcccgacggaagcctcttcTCAGTgaaagacacatgaaagcccgcatgaagtttgccaagatggtgagaaataagattctctggtctgatgagaccaagata is a genomic window of Megalobrama amblycephala isolate DHTTF-2021 linkage group LG3, ASM1881202v1, whole genome shotgun sequence containing:
- the minar1 gene encoding major intrinsically disordered Notch2-binding receptor 1, with protein sequence MDAMPEYSLFLVRILEELDTKYSTVSYQDLCKSLCARFDLVHLAKLRSLLFYTACLDPAFPATLFKDKMRCSVEDQQSKKLMVAADIVTMFNLIQMNGGMAKDKLPMGPRPKFHKNQSFESCRSDTDVYKFNDNDRVYNLLDTRGHHISRKSPCPKSDCNNCQQFIPTSDPNFLLGVTKDLKCRAASLDKLQHLPQYASVSPPPCEMQSTYFPMDIDSESTTDQESLHVNPGIEPFTVHSCVKKRNIFKEDFHNLVAFSPHVITTECRANPKAGGDYHHRRELSKPPTFFNHSFELPYSNPYFEPISSPIQNKGRVKHESLDDLQASTYFGPTTVSECVSSRRTSSKHGKQPAWPVKSLSLNTEEGPDFERSFLNGKLAKDNHRHNMENDQHFQCAKDKPTASPSGFSKKSNGTKTKDMASVACGPSVEKREGGKRYKDKSINCPSFQSSNVDNGMSVGTQTEQSEPRKVKDYPAHHKYGERPPFKHSDEDSEIVSDDISDIFRFLDDMSVCGSLGVVQSSCYNSNGSLSQVTKSDGDSSPEHNTIKLGKTSIKLDRLFQSLESSDDELKESVCKLVLRIGEIEKKLESLSGVRGEISQVLSKLTKLDEKIQEPEANGKSSDNGVVEQIKTDANLSPHVFQCHTTGHNMKVEKSPEWTCCPEADGSESLRVKALKKSVFTRRSSRSLTEENSATESKVASITNSPRDWRTVSYSSHTGEEGKERDRHSEGKDRHRKSRETDRQYDAHQAHRSSKPHKDSYLVEQVFSPHHFPPAVKSHVKGSPLYTDLRLTGLADAKRSQPSWTIEEYKRNSGDKNKLSALDLQVQESLNPNNLEYWMEDIYTPGYDSLLKRKEAEFRRAKACKIGALIAAAACTVILVIVVPICTMKS